From the genome of Hathewaya histolytica, one region includes:
- the recD2 gene encoding SF1B family DNA helicase RecD2 — protein MLEMIGIVQSIIFKNEENGYTVAKIKELKNSKDEITIVGTIPFLVEGQNLKIKGEWSSHPTFGKQLKVLSCEEIVPKTLIGIEKYLSSGIISGIGPVTARKIIDHFKEETLDILDNDIDRLKEIEGIGEKKIKLIYESYSRQREVRNIMIFLQPYGITANQCVKIYNKYGTNAIEILKQNPYKMVEDISGMGFKTADKIALNLGLDKNSSYRIKSGIKYVVNEFCLLGNTYMPMDELLKRGESILCVNKDEIEKNIFEVVVSGNIKVENIDGVECVFTIPYYYSELSVTKKVLSLTMSSYDKINIDVEEEIKSFEKENNIKFAPSQKEAICGAFESGMEIITGGPGTGKTTIINCIIRIFENAGMTVTMGAPTGRAAKRMTEATNREAKTIHRLLEIGYSDDDSNMQFFKSEEEPLESNVVIIDEASMIDIMLMNNLLKAVSLGTRVIIVGDVDQLPSVGPGNVLRDLIESKSVKVVRLKEIFRQGKESMIVVNAHKINNGEMPIINKKNNDFYFLRCGEMENVIKTILDLISERLPKFNENWNNIRDIQILSPTRKGILGVENLNKSLQSILNKESKNKKEKEFRDTIFRVGDKVMQIKNNYSMKWTKIDNSEEGIGVYNGDIGYITDIDDSENLIVLFDDEKRVKYDNVFLDELNLAYAITIHKSQGSEFPVVIIPMFMGPPMLMNKNLLYTGITRAKKMAVLVGQEKALSFMVKNDRSFERYSSLRWRICSIMEDF, from the coding sequence ATGTTAGAAATGATAGGTATAGTACAAAGTATAATATTCAAAAATGAGGAAAATGGGTATACTGTAGCCAAAATAAAGGAACTAAAAAATAGTAAAGATGAAATAACTATAGTAGGAACAATTCCTTTTCTGGTAGAAGGACAAAATTTAAAAATTAAAGGGGAGTGGTCTTCCCATCCTACCTTTGGGAAACAGTTAAAAGTGTTATCTTGTGAGGAGATAGTACCAAAGACTCTTATAGGCATAGAAAAATATCTATCTTCAGGAATAATATCTGGTATAGGACCTGTCACAGCAAGAAAGATTATAGATCATTTTAAAGAAGAAACTTTAGATATTTTAGATAATGATATAGATAGGTTAAAAGAAATCGAGGGTATAGGTGAAAAAAAGATAAAACTTATATATGAATCTTATTCAAGGCAGAGGGAAGTAAGAAATATAATGATATTTCTTCAACCCTATGGTATAACTGCTAATCAATGTGTGAAAATATATAATAAGTATGGTACTAATGCTATAGAAATTTTAAAACAAAATCCATATAAAATGGTAGAGGATATATCGGGTATGGGCTTTAAAACAGCAGATAAAATAGCCTTAAATTTGGGCCTTGATAAAAATTCCTCATATAGAATAAAAAGTGGTATTAAGTATGTTGTAAATGAATTTTGTTTGTTAGGTAATACCTATATGCCTATGGATGAACTTTTAAAAAGAGGGGAAAGTATTCTTTGTGTAAATAAAGATGAAATAGAAAAAAATATTTTTGAAGTAGTGGTCTCAGGAAATATAAAGGTTGAGAATATTGATGGAGTAGAATGTGTTTTTACTATTCCTTATTATTATAGTGAATTATCTGTTACTAAAAAGGTTTTAAGTTTAACCATGTCTTCCTATGATAAAATTAATATAGATGTGGAAGAGGAAATAAAAAGTTTTGAGAAAGAAAATAACATTAAATTTGCACCTTCTCAAAAGGAAGCTATTTGTGGAGCTTTTGAAAGTGGTATGGAAATTATAACTGGTGGTCCTGGAACAGGTAAAACCACAATAATAAATTGTATAATTAGAATTTTTGAAAATGCAGGAATGACTGTTACTATGGGGGCCCCTACTGGTAGAGCTGCAAAAAGGATGACTGAAGCTACAAATAGAGAAGCAAAGACAATACATAGACTTTTAGAAATAGGATATAGTGATGATGATTCAAATATGCAGTTTTTTAAAAGTGAAGAAGAACCTTTGGAATCTAATGTAGTTATTATAGATGAAGCATCTATGATAGATATTATGCTTATGAATAATCTCTTAAAAGCTGTATCCCTAGGAACTAGGGTAATCATAGTGGGGGATGTAGACCAACTTCCTTCTGTTGGACCTGGAAATGTATTGAGAGATTTAATAGAAAGTAAAAGTGTAAAAGTAGTTAGATTGAAGGAGATTTTTAGGCAAGGCAAAGAAAGTATGATTGTAGTTAATGCCCATAAAATAAACAATGGAGAAATGCCTATAATAAATAAAAAGAATAATGACTTTTACTTTTTAAGATGCGGTGAAATGGAGAATGTTATTAAGACTATTTTAGACTTGATTTCTGAAAGACTTCCTAAGTTTAATGAAAACTGGAATAATATTCGAGACATACAAATATTATCACCTACAAGAAAAGGGATATTAGGCGTAGAAAATTTAAATAAGAGTTTACAAAGTATATTAAATAAAGAAAGTAAAAATAAGAAAGAAAAAGAATTTAGAGATACTATTTTTAGAGTAGGGGATAAAGTTATGCAGATTAAGAATAACTACTCTATGAAATGGACTAAAATAGATAATAGTGAAGAAGGTATTGGAGTATACAACGGTGATATAGGCTATATAACAGATATAGATGATAGCGAAAATCTTATTGTTTTATTTGATGATGAAAAGCGTGTTAAATATGATAATGTATTTTTGGATGAACTTAACCTTGCGTATGCAATAACCATTCATAAAAGTCAAGGAAGTGAATTTCCAGTTGTTATTATACCTATGTTTATGGGACC
- the metK gene encoding methionine adenosyltransferase, with product MRRLFTSESVTEGHPDKICDQISDAILDEILSKDPQGRVACETVVTTGMVMVVGEVSTNCYVDIPKVVRNTIKDIGYTRAKFGFDADTCSVITSIDEQSSDIAMGVDEALEAREGEKSAIEDIGAGDQGMMFGYASNETEEYMPLPISLAHKLSLRLSQVRKEGILDYLRPDGKTQVTVEYGENGPVRIDTIVISTQHAPEITHEQIQKDLIENVIKVVVPQELLDSTTKYFINPTGRFVIGGPQGDSGLTGRKIIVDTYGGAGRHGGGAFSGKDATKVDRSAAYAARWVAKNLVAAGVADKMEIQLAYAIGVAKPVSISVETFGTGKIENDKIVEIVNKVFDLRPAAIIKELDLRRPIYRQTAAYGHFGRTDVDLPWEHLDKVDEIKKYI from the coding sequence ATGAGAAGACTATTTACGTCAGAATCAGTTACTGAAGGGCATCCAGATAAAATATGTGACCAAATTTCAGATGCTATTTTGGATGAAATATTATCTAAAGATCCACAAGGAAGGGTAGCTTGTGAGACAGTTGTAACTACAGGTATGGTAATGGTTGTAGGAGAAGTAAGTACTAATTGTTATGTTGATATACCTAAAGTTGTTAGAAATACAATTAAAGATATAGGATATACAAGAGCTAAGTTTGGATTTGATGCAGATACATGTTCTGTTATAACATCTATAGATGAACAATCTTCTGATATAGCTATGGGTGTAGATGAGGCACTAGAAGCTAGAGAAGGAGAAAAGTCTGCTATAGAAGATATAGGTGCTGGAGATCAAGGTATGATGTTTGGATACGCTTCTAATGAAACAGAAGAGTATATGCCATTACCTATTTCTCTTGCTCACAAATTATCTTTAAGATTATCACAAGTTAGAAAAGAAGGTATTTTAGATTATTTAAGACCAGATGGTAAAACACAAGTCACTGTAGAATATGGCGAAAATGGTCCTGTTAGAATAGATACAATAGTTATTTCTACTCAACATGCTCCAGAAATAACTCATGAGCAAATACAAAAGGACTTAATAGAAAATGTAATAAAGGTTGTAGTACCACAAGAATTATTGGATTCTACTACAAAATATTTTATAAATCCTACAGGAAGATTTGTAATTGGAGGTCCGCAAGGGGATTCTGGATTAACTGGAAGAAAGATAATAGTAGACACTTATGGTGGAGCTGGAAGACATGGTGGTGGTGCATTCTCAGGAAAGGATGCTACAAAAGTTGATAGATCAGCTGCATACGCTGCAAGATGGGTAGCTAAGAATTTAGTTGCAGCAGGAGTAGCAGATAAGATGGAAATTCAATTAGCATATGCCATTGGAGTTGCTAAACCAGTATCTATAAGTGTAGAGACATTTGGAACTGGTAAAATTGAGAACGATAAAATTGTAGAAATAGTAAATAAAGTTTTCGATTTAAGACCAGCTGCTATTATAAAAGAACTAGATTTAAGAAGACCTATATACAGACAAACAGCGGCGTACGGACATTTTGGAAGAACAGATGTAGACCTTCCATGGGAACACTTAGATAAGGTTGATGAAATAAAGAAATATATTTAG